From one Natronorubrum sediminis genomic stretch:
- a CDS encoding DUF255 domain-containing protein produces the protein MDDPTRVEWREWGREAFDEAADADVPLLLSLTATWCDHCHEMDAETYAEPRIAAHVNDSFVPIRVDVDRYPRVRDRYNMGGFPSTVFLAPDGSVLTGAGYLGPDGMRQVLDSVRTMWDTKGSGAGRIPRPLREDNPPAGELSGDVEAAMLGQLTEAYDETAGGWGQQPKFPLPDALEFALKRDQQMALRSFDAVSANLLDEYDGGFYRFATDRDWTGLQHEKLLDSNGALVRAFANAYLHTGKDEYHQPAERTIEYLTTTLWNDDVDAFANSQAPGDDDAHGLDATDRADADEPPVDDGVFAGSNALAIEGLLTYYAYTDDERARRYAERALETLRSDLVDDGVVSHALERPDSDNGTDAAPLLVDQARTLSALTTATSTLETTVLEEATGVADVTIEELHDGESFLDGPTTDVGLLDRPLRPLDANVTFADALLELSVLTGEDRYREYARETLEAFGGASDRFGVQIARYATTTARLLDGPLVIRVGTDPGTDLHRAALRLADHEKIVVPNADDLEAGSARVELGDDVSDAAQTPQALSERVQSLLE, from the coding sequence ATGGACGATCCGACACGCGTCGAGTGGCGCGAGTGGGGACGGGAGGCCTTCGACGAAGCGGCTGATGCCGACGTTCCGCTCTTGCTCTCGCTCACGGCGACGTGGTGTGACCACTGTCACGAGATGGATGCAGAAACCTACGCGGAGCCGCGAATCGCGGCACACGTCAACGACAGTTTCGTGCCGATTCGGGTCGATGTCGATCGGTATCCACGCGTTCGCGACCGGTACAACATGGGCGGTTTTCCCTCGACGGTTTTTCTCGCACCCGACGGCTCGGTGCTAACCGGTGCGGGGTACCTCGGGCCCGACGGCATGCGACAGGTGCTCGACAGCGTTCGGACGATGTGGGACACCAAGGGAAGCGGCGCTGGACGGATCCCGCGTCCGCTTCGCGAGGACAACCCGCCCGCGGGTGAGCTTTCTGGCGACGTCGAGGCCGCGATGCTGGGCCAGCTCACGGAGGCGTACGACGAAACTGCCGGTGGCTGGGGCCAACAGCCGAAGTTCCCGCTTCCGGACGCCCTCGAGTTCGCCCTCAAACGCGACCAGCAGATGGCGCTGCGTTCGTTCGACGCGGTGAGTGCGAATCTGTTAGACGAGTACGACGGCGGCTTCTATCGGTTCGCGACCGACCGAGACTGGACCGGCTTGCAACACGAGAAGCTGCTCGATTCGAACGGTGCGCTCGTTCGTGCGTTCGCGAACGCCTACCTCCACACGGGGAAAGACGAGTATCACCAGCCTGCTGAACGGACGATCGAGTACCTCACGACGACGCTGTGGAACGACGACGTCGACGCCTTCGCGAACAGTCAGGCTCCCGGTGACGACGATGCGCACGGACTCGACGCGACCGACCGGGCCGACGCGGACGAACCGCCGGTCGACGACGGGGTCTTCGCCGGGTCGAACGCGCTCGCTATCGAAGGACTACTGACGTACTACGCCTACACCGACGACGAACGAGCGCGACGGTACGCTGAGCGCGCCCTCGAGACCCTGCGGTCCGATCTCGTCGACGACGGCGTCGTGTCCCACGCGCTCGAGCGCCCCGACAGCGACAACGGAACCGACGCAGCACCGTTGCTCGTCGATCAGGCCCGCACGCTGTCGGCGCTGACGACCGCCACGAGCACGCTCGAGACCACCGTTCTCGAGGAGGCGACGGGCGTCGCGGACGTGACGATCGAGGAACTCCACGACGGGGAGTCGTTCCTCGACGGCCCGACGACGGACGTCGGATTGCTCGATCGGCCGCTGCGGCCCCTCGACGCGAACGTCACGTTCGCGGACGCACTCCTCGAACTGTCGGTGCTGACCGGCGAAGATCGGTATCGCGAGTACGCTCGCGAGACGCTCGAGGCCTTCGGCGGTGCGAGCGACCGATTCGGCGTCCAGATCGCCCGCTACGCGACGACCACGGCGCGTCTACTCGATGGGCCGCTGGTGATTCGCGTCGGAACCGACCCCGGGACCGACCTCCATCGAGCCGCGCTTCGACTCGCCGACCACGAGAAAATCGTCGTTCCGAACGCCGACGACCTCGAGGCGGGGAGCGCCCGAGTCGAACTGGGTGACGACGTTTCGGACGCCGCACAAACGCCCCAGGCGTTGAGCGAACGGGTGCAGTCCCTTCTCGAGTGA
- a CDS encoding TrmB family transcriptional regulator: MASLRDLGLSEYEARAYRSLLSTGPTTAKELSRASDVPMGRIYDVLNSIEQYNLVRSQTASRPKKYVAVEPSTALDRLLDDKKRELEEKADQYESIVDDLEDELDAAEPVEDQFWTAAVGPDETVDLFLERLAAADDHIVMVSADSAPQWDLETVSEEVSAQLEDALDRGVSIDVLMTREMVGSLSEAVGRRYREALQHRDDFDVRTNDDVTGSFNIIDGVEVCIQVPNPLSSSDAFGMIDLKDPEFAANVHEEFVPRWSEAEPLEF, translated from the coding sequence ATGGCCAGTCTCAGGGATCTTGGACTTTCGGAATACGAGGCTCGGGCGTATCGGTCACTTCTCAGTACCGGCCCCACAACAGCAAAGGAGTTGTCACGGGCGAGTGACGTCCCAATGGGGCGGATCTACGACGTTCTCAACAGCATCGAGCAGTACAATCTCGTCCGCAGCCAGACCGCGAGCCGCCCGAAGAAGTACGTCGCCGTCGAGCCGTCGACGGCGTTAGATCGGCTTCTCGACGACAAGAAACGCGAACTCGAGGAGAAGGCAGACCAGTACGAGTCGATCGTCGACGACCTCGAGGACGAACTCGATGCCGCCGAACCGGTCGAAGATCAGTTCTGGACGGCGGCCGTCGGTCCCGACGAAACGGTCGACCTCTTTCTCGAGCGACTGGCAGCCGCGGACGACCACATCGTGATGGTGTCGGCGGATTCGGCCCCCCAGTGGGATTTAGAGACGGTAAGTGAGGAAGTCAGCGCCCAACTCGAGGACGCCCTCGACCGAGGCGTGTCGATAGACGTACTGATGACCCGCGAGATGGTGGGGTCACTCTCCGAAGCGGTCGGTCGACGCTATCGGGAGGCGCTCCAGCACCGAGACGACTTCGACGTTCGGACGAACGACGACGTCACCGGTTCGTTCAACATTATCGACGGCGTAGAAGTCTGTATACAGGTCCCGAACCCCCTCTCCTCGAGCGACGCGTTCGGAATGATCGACCTGAAGGACCCCGAGTTCGCCGCGAACGTTCACGAAGAGTTCGTTCCTCGATGGAGCGAGGCCGAACCACTCGAGTTCTGA
- a CDS encoding archaea-specific SMC-related protein: MSDHTLQIELENIGGIERKEISITEGATFIQGPNAANKSSFLKGLLFALGGRSVPIRSGADEARVKLSVGDRQVERVAKRTTAGIETDGEAWVTDSDDATLLKRFAGLLETNSLRSAVTRNDDVESLLKEPINIEALEEERSSKISRKRELTNEIESTSDIDTRLDNKEQELTDKRDRLDELESTLETLYAKQETTDTDDTLQELREERADLRSDEADCDSQIEQFEAAADRLEQRTNEIEENLEDAREAVEETDVETLKVERENARSELDEVRERLDVLQSALTTNREMLNSEFTGVLGRDSGLMGDEVTCWTCGRSSPVDDIEETVAELTELVETDKRRKRDREPEIEELTEQIEQVQRSESEIQRLETEKRDVEQKLESRRDSLEEQRERRQSIREQLEELDDEIAEQAADQRSERSELTDEIEETRVGIQTLRREIERLEETCESLRDKRVALQQKREAVDELSEEITALTDRIENLENELKTVFNDTMDDLLDVLEFDRIERVWLDGTFELVIAREVDGQVQSDSIEHLAESEREMIGLVLALAGFITYDVDEVTPVLVLDSLGAFDAERTRRLVDYFADETEYLLATVHPESTVDTAFETITFEPPV; the protein is encoded by the coding sequence ATGTCTGATCACACACTTCAAATTGAACTAGAAAATATTGGGGGTATCGAACGAAAAGAAATCTCTATTACTGAGGGAGCAACCTTCATTCAGGGCCCGAACGCAGCGAACAAGAGTTCGTTCCTCAAGGGACTCCTCTTCGCACTCGGAGGGAGGTCGGTTCCGATCCGAAGCGGCGCGGATGAAGCCCGCGTGAAGTTATCAGTCGGTGATAGGCAAGTCGAGCGAGTTGCGAAGCGAACGACGGCCGGTATCGAGACGGATGGTGAGGCGTGGGTTACCGATTCCGACGACGCCACCCTTCTCAAGCGGTTTGCAGGATTACTCGAAACTAATTCGCTCAGGAGCGCTGTCACCCGTAACGACGACGTCGAGTCGCTGCTCAAAGAGCCGATAAACATCGAAGCACTCGAAGAGGAGCGGTCGTCGAAAATAAGCCGAAAGCGGGAGCTTACCAACGAAATTGAGTCGACTAGTGATATCGATACCCGTCTCGATAACAAAGAACAGGAACTCACGGACAAACGCGACCGACTCGACGAACTCGAATCGACGCTCGAAACGTTGTACGCGAAACAGGAAACGACTGATACCGACGACACCCTCCAGGAATTACGAGAGGAGCGTGCGGACTTACGGTCTGACGAAGCCGACTGTGACTCACAGATCGAACAGTTCGAGGCCGCTGCCGACCGCCTTGAACAGCGCACAAACGAAATCGAAGAAAATCTCGAAGACGCCCGCGAGGCTGTCGAAGAAACCGACGTCGAGACACTCAAAGTAGAACGCGAGAACGCCCGATCTGAACTCGACGAGGTCCGTGAGCGCCTCGACGTCCTCCAATCGGCGCTCACCACCAACCGAGAAATGCTCAACTCCGAGTTTACCGGCGTGCTCGGACGCGATTCGGGGCTAATGGGAGATGAAGTGACCTGTTGGACGTGTGGACGATCGTCACCCGTCGACGATATCGAGGAGACCGTTGCCGAGTTGACGGAACTCGTCGAAACAGATAAACGACGAAAACGAGACCGTGAACCGGAGATCGAAGAACTCACCGAGCAGATCGAGCAGGTCCAACGCTCCGAGTCGGAAATACAACGGCTCGAGACGGAAAAACGAGACGTCGAACAGAAACTCGAGAGTCGTCGTGATTCCCTCGAGGAGCAACGCGAGCGTCGCCAGTCGATCCGAGAACAACTCGAAGAACTCGACGACGAGATCGCTGAACAGGCTGCCGACCAGCGCTCTGAACGATCGGAACTGACCGACGAGATCGAGGAGACGAGGGTCGGAATCCAGACGCTTCGCCGAGAGATCGAGCGACTCGAAGAGACCTGTGAATCGCTCCGTGACAAACGTGTTGCGCTCCAACAAAAACGAGAGGCGGTCGACGAACTCTCTGAAGAAATCACGGCGCTAACTGATCGGATCGAAAACCTCGAGAACGAACTCAAAACGGTGTTCAACGACACGATGGACGATCTGCTCGATGTCCTCGAATTCGATCGAATCGAGCGCGTCTGGCTCGACGGTACATTCGAACTCGTCATTGCTCGAGAAGTCGACGGCCAGGTCCAATCGGACTCGATCGAGCACCTCGCAGAGAGCGAGCGTGAAATGATCGGTCTCGTTCTCGCGTTGGCTGGGTTTATCACGTACGATGTCGACGAGGTCACACCAGTACTGGTCCTCGATTCGCTCGGTGCGTTCGACGCCGAACGGACACGCCGTCTCGTGGATTACTTCGCCGACGAGACGGAGTATCTGCTAGCGACGGTACACCCGGAATCCACGGTCGATACCGCGTTCGAAACGATCACGTTCGAACCACCCGTCTAA
- a CDS encoding Lrp/AsnC family transcriptional regulator, whose product MTDRSDDTVLEIDEIDRRILEILANDPRSPYADISDELAQHGIELSSEGVRRRVTTLLDDMTSFFLPRPERNSWEIVLVTIKTENCENSKRDAFEAMADMDFWFVAEGFGTIDLYGIMTAKSNSEIGDLLVRLEALDSVREINHFIETDRAVNIRNYLPVY is encoded by the coding sequence ATGACTGATCGCTCCGACGATACCGTTCTCGAAATCGACGAGATCGACCGACGAATCCTCGAGATCCTTGCGAACGATCCTCGAAGCCCGTACGCAGATATTTCGGACGAACTGGCACAGCACGGAATCGAACTCAGTAGCGAAGGGGTCCGCCGACGCGTGACGACGTTACTCGACGACATGACGAGTTTCTTTCTCCCTCGTCCGGAACGCAACAGTTGGGAAATCGTTCTCGTCACGATCAAAACCGAGAACTGTGAGAACTCGAAGCGAGATGCGTTCGAAGCGATGGCAGACATGGATTTCTGGTTCGTCGCCGAAGGATTCGGAACCATCGACCTCTACGGGATCATGACCGCGAAATCGAATTCGGAAATTGGAGACCTGCTCGTTCGTCTGGAGGCCCTCGACTCGGTGAGAGAGATCAATCACTTCATCGAAACGGATCGAGCCGTGAATATTAGGAACTACCTTCCAGTTTATTAA
- the rdfA gene encoding rod-determining factor RdfA, whose product MSGYGCKVCRILDEYGMERYEKQLLQQWQADQSQRKGYRQLADWFNTLMLRREMDRAGLSTLGDEAESKYERLQSEKAIAEEVATELSNAGVPTEQLRKDFVSYGVIRTHLKDCLDSDVELSSGEWEREAIEISQNHATTKIEEAVRSLQNKGKLSTGSEITVSVNVELECENCHTRVPADRAIRRGYVCDCDD is encoded by the coding sequence ATGAGTGGGTATGGGTGTAAAGTTTGTCGAATATTAGACGAATATGGTATGGAGCGATACGAAAAACAACTACTTCAGCAGTGGCAAGCCGATCAATCTCAGCGAAAAGGCTATAGGCAACTTGCGGACTGGTTCAACACGCTGATGTTACGTCGTGAAATGGACCGTGCAGGTCTTTCGACTCTCGGCGATGAAGCCGAATCGAAGTACGAGCGACTGCAGTCAGAGAAAGCGATTGCCGAGGAAGTTGCTACTGAGTTATCGAACGCAGGAGTTCCGACCGAGCAGTTGCGGAAGGACTTCGTTTCCTACGGTGTCATTCGGACCCATCTAAAGGATTGTCTTGATTCCGATGTCGAACTCTCGAGTGGCGAATGGGAACGGGAAGCGATTGAAATATCCCAAAATCACGCGACGACGAAAATCGAGGAAGCTGTTCGTTCGCTTCAAAATAAAGGGAAGCTGAGCACGGGTAGTGAGATTACGGTTTCTGTGAACGTCGAACTCGAATGCGAAAACTGTCACACGCGCGTTCCCGCGGATCGAGCGATCCGACGGGGCTACGTTTGTGATTGCGATGACTAA
- a CDS encoding thiolase family protein, protein MKEAVIVDAVRTPFGKRDGSFRDTHPQDLAAEPLKALRERNGFEPETIEDVIYGCVSPIDEQGLNIGRLAPMVAGWGDIVPGVQLNRMCGSGQQALNFAAANVMAGQHDVLIAGGVEHMTRVPMGSDGGEGSGLTDTYFDHFDERTHQGEGAERIAEEYDLSREELDEIAVDSQRRWGEAWEDGRYDDQVVPVETELEGEEIVIEQDEHPRPGTDLETLSNLPLAFREEGDGFHHPGNSSGIVDGSSALLVASAEAAEAHGWEPMARIVQTEVVGVDPVTMLKGPIPATKQVLEQADLDISDIDLFEVNEAFASVVGAWLEETGASWEQVNVNGGAIAHGHPLGATGAMLTTKLAHELERTGQDRALSTMCIGFGQGIATIIERV, encoded by the coding sequence ATGAAAGAAGCAGTGATTGTCGACGCAGTACGGACCCCGTTCGGAAAGCGGGACGGATCGTTTCGAGATACACACCCACAAGACCTCGCGGCAGAGCCACTGAAGGCGCTTCGAGAACGTAACGGATTCGAACCCGAGACGATCGAAGACGTCATTTACGGCTGTGTCTCGCCGATCGACGAGCAGGGACTCAATATCGGCCGTCTCGCGCCGATGGTCGCCGGCTGGGGCGATATCGTTCCGGGTGTGCAACTCAATCGAATGTGTGGCTCGGGCCAGCAGGCGCTCAATTTCGCCGCGGCGAACGTCATGGCCGGTCAACACGACGTGCTGATCGCGGGCGGCGTCGAGCACATGACTCGGGTGCCGATGGGATCGGACGGCGGCGAGGGAAGTGGACTCACGGACACGTACTTCGACCATTTCGACGAACGAACCCATCAGGGCGAGGGTGCCGAACGGATCGCCGAGGAGTACGACCTCTCACGTGAGGAACTCGACGAGATCGCCGTCGATTCACAGCGCCGCTGGGGCGAGGCGTGGGAAGATGGCCGGTACGACGACCAGGTCGTTCCCGTCGAGACCGAACTCGAGGGAGAAGAGATCGTTATCGAACAGGACGAGCACCCGCGTCCCGGAACCGACCTCGAGACGCTCTCGAACCTGCCGCTGGCGTTCCGCGAGGAGGGGGATGGATTCCACCACCCCGGCAACTCCTCGGGAATCGTCGACGGCTCCTCGGCGCTGCTCGTCGCCAGTGCAGAGGCGGCCGAAGCACACGGCTGGGAACCCATGGCTCGAATCGTCCAGACGGAGGTCGTCGGTGTCGACCCCGTGACGATGTTGAAAGGCCCTATTCCGGCGACGAAGCAAGTCCTCGAGCAAGCCGACCTGGATATTTCGGACATCGACCTCTTCGAGGTCAACGAGGCGTTCGCCTCCGTCGTCGGTGCCTGGCTCGAGGAGACGGGCGCGTCCTGGGAACAGGTCAACGTCAACGGCGGCGCGATCGCTCACGGCCACCCACTCGGGGCGACCGGGGCGATGCTCACTACGAAACTCGCCCACGAACTCGAGCGCACCGGTCAGGATCGTGCGCTCTCGACGATGTGTATCGGCTTCGGGCAGGGTATCGCGACGATCATCGAGCGCGTCTAA
- a CDS encoding FxsA family protein, which yields MLRWLFALMLIPFLDAVILAVVVSQTTYLGWVGMVLLVVLTGLVGMVFVRAEGRRTIRKMQRSMIQGEPPTNQLLDGGLLIAAGAFLLTPGLVTDLLGFLLVLPLTRIPIRAGLKRFVIVPYADKKTGGFASGNVWTFGFPDEEMAQETQTGSSGDGTVDLGADDYSVDAGGQQSYTVDLGNERTSDASGESTDDDGEEPTR from the coding sequence ATGCTCCGGTGGCTCTTCGCGTTGATGCTCATCCCGTTTTTGGATGCGGTGATCCTGGCAGTCGTCGTTAGCCAGACGACGTACCTCGGCTGGGTTGGGATGGTGCTACTCGTCGTTTTGACCGGGCTCGTCGGCATGGTGTTCGTCCGTGCCGAGGGTCGTCGAACCATCCGGAAGATGCAGCGCTCGATGATTCAGGGAGAGCCGCCGACGAACCAACTCTTAGACGGCGGCCTCCTGATCGCAGCCGGTGCCTTCCTGCTCACCCCCGGATTAGTCACGGACCTCCTTGGCTTCTTGCTCGTCTTACCGCTAACCCGGATCCCGATTCGGGCCGGCCTCAAGCGCTTCGTGATCGTCCCCTACGCGGACAAGAAAACCGGCGGCTTCGCGAGTGGGAACGTCTGGACGTTTGGCTTCCCCGACGAAGAGATGGCTCAGGAGACCCAAACTGGCTCGAGTGGTGATGGAACGGTCGACCTCGGTGCCGACGACTACTCCGTCGACGCTGGTGGTCAGCAATCCTACACGGTCGATCTGGGTAACGAACGCACGTCGGACGCGTCGGGAGAATCGACCGACGACGACGGGGAAGAGCCAACTCGGTAG
- a CDS encoding class I adenylate-forming enzyme family protein, with amino-acid sequence MDGLTLGDLAETNARKYPDDDCLVSLVDGTRDSITFREFDDRVNQVARVLADRGVTEDDRVAVYMQNHPETIYSYYAAMKLGALPVPINHRFKDEEVGYVLEDSGASVCLFDSEARETISTVARNDDVQIGEYLYLGADVPAFADGLDAARDGVSIDRVDVVPTRLDAAALMYTSGTTGKPKGCVLTHDNVIQNSVNTVYSCHFEEQEDRFLVVTPLFHIAAFALFNNTFYCGSTTYLMNEFDPARVMEVIETERITGSFFVPTMSRALLTVDEFEDYDLSAFDHYMTGGAPSGEELKTAIIESFDTNLYEVFGQTETSPVTCLLGPEHALEKPDSIGREIVNVAVKIVDDDGDEVDRGDIGRIAYRGPTVFEGYLGMPEKTDEVFDDEGYFVSSDLVRRDEDGFLHFIGRYDDMIISGGENIHPAEIEEVLHEHAQISEVAVVGVPDEAWTERVKAAVVLHDGESLTDAEVSEYVGSHIADFKKPREVEFHEELPRNPTGKILKDELI; translated from the coding sequence ATGGACGGGCTGACTCTTGGAGACCTCGCAGAGACGAATGCGCGCAAGTATCCCGACGACGACTGCCTCGTTTCGCTCGTCGATGGAACTCGAGACTCGATCACGTTCCGCGAGTTCGACGACCGGGTGAATCAGGTCGCTCGAGTGCTCGCTGACCGCGGGGTCACCGAGGACGACCGAGTCGCCGTTTACATGCAAAATCATCCGGAGACGATCTACTCCTACTACGCTGCGATGAAACTCGGGGCCCTGCCGGTACCGATCAACCACCGGTTCAAAGACGAGGAAGTGGGCTACGTTCTCGAGGATAGCGGCGCGTCGGTGTGCCTCTTCGACTCCGAGGCGAGGGAAACGATTTCGACGGTCGCTAGGAACGACGACGTACAGATCGGTGAATACCTGTACCTCGGAGCGGACGTTCCCGCCTTTGCCGACGGCCTCGATGCCGCCCGCGATGGTGTTTCCATTGATCGCGTCGACGTCGTGCCGACTCGACTCGACGCCGCCGCGCTCATGTACACGAGCGGGACAACGGGGAAACCGAAAGGCTGCGTCCTCACTCACGACAACGTCATCCAGAACTCCGTGAACACCGTCTACAGCTGTCATTTCGAGGAGCAGGAAGATCGATTTCTCGTCGTTACCCCGCTGTTTCACATCGCGGCGTTCGCACTGTTCAATAACACCTTCTACTGCGGATCGACGACGTATCTGATGAACGAATTCGATCCTGCTCGTGTGATGGAGGTCATCGAAACCGAACGCATTACCGGCTCGTTTTTCGTACCGACGATGAGTCGAGCGCTACTCACTGTCGACGAGTTCGAAGACTACGATCTCTCCGCCTTCGATCACTACATGACCGGTGGCGCACCGTCCGGCGAAGAACTCAAAACAGCGATTATCGAATCGTTCGACACGAATCTCTACGAGGTGTTCGGCCAGACCGAAACGTCCCCTGTCACCTGTCTGCTCGGGCCAGAACACGCACTCGAGAAGCCAGACAGCATCGGGAGGGAGATCGTCAACGTCGCCGTTAAGATCGTCGACGACGACGGGGACGAAGTGGATCGCGGCGATATTGGTCGAATCGCGTACCGCGGGCCGACCGTGTTCGAAGGGTATCTCGGAATGCCCGAAAAGACCGATGAGGTGTTCGACGACGAGGGGTACTTCGTCTCTTCTGACCTCGTCCGGCGGGACGAAGACGGATTCCTCCACTTCATCGGGCGATACGACGATATGATTATCTCTGGCGGAGAGAACATTCACCCCGCCGAAATCGAGGAAGTCTTGCACGAACACGCACAAATTTCGGAGGTCGCCGTTGTCGGCGTTCCAGACGAAGCGTGGACCGAGCGCGTGAAAGCGGCCGTCGTACTCCACGATGGCGAGTCGCTGACCGACGCGGAGGTCAGCGAGTACGTCGGGAGCCATATTGCCGACTTTAAGAAGCCCCGTGAGGTCGAGTTCCACGAGGAACTACCGCGAAATCCGACCGGGAAGATCCTCAAAGATGAACTGATATGA